Proteins encoded in a region of the Phacochoerus africanus isolate WHEZ1 chromosome 8, ROS_Pafr_v1, whole genome shotgun sequence genome:
- the ARHGEF16 gene encoding rho guanine nucleotide exchange factor 16 isoform X1, protein MSQRHSDSSLEEKLLEYRFHSELRLDAQGNPASTLPVVRGSLRSKSNVAFQPDSPEAQAPRAVVLSTQSPAALKMGTQQLIPRSLAVSSKAKTPARHQSFGAAMLSKEAARRDPRLLSAPSFSLDDMDVDTGSGGVLRRNLRNQSYRAAMKGLGTPGAGGGPVQLSPKLQTLAEEPSQPPARYAAKNKKTLGRKRAHKGSFKDDPRLYQEIRERGLNTSHESDDDLLDETPSSEGPQKVDTPIVVKSYRPPQITWSQLPEVVELGILDKLPAEERKRQEAIFEILTSEFSYQHSLSILVAEFLQSRELRATMTQTEHHHLFSNITDVLSASQRFFEALEQRHKAQVCVEDISDILEEHAERHFHPYVIYCSNELYQQRALQRLTSSNAAFREALREIEQRPACGGLPMISFLILPMQRVTRLPLLADTLCLKTQGHPERYKAASRAFKAISKLVKQCNEGAHKMERTEQMYTLHTQLDFSKVKSLPLISASRWLLKRGELFVVEETGLFRKLASRPTCYLFLFNDVLVITKKKSEDSFVVQDYAQMDHIQVQKMEPSEASLPGGGSRSSSVPHPFQLTLLHNSEGRQEKILLSSDSASDRARWITALTHRERQGRGPSNKGDLLQVEVTKAYLAKQVDEITLQQADVVLILQQEDGWFYGERLRDGETGWFPEDFARSITSRVAVEGNVRRMERLRVETDV, encoded by the exons ATGTCCCAGCGGCACTCCGACAGCTCCCTGGAGGAGAAGCTCCTAGAATACCGCTTCCACTCGGAGCTGCGGCTGGACGCCCAGGGAAACCCAGCCTCCACGCTCCCAGTGGTCCGGGGCTCCCTGCGCAGCAAGAGCAACGTGGCCTTCCAGCCCGACTCCCCCGAGGCCCAGGCACCGAGGGCCGTCGTCCTGAGCACGCAGAGCCCGGCAGCCCTCAAGATGGGCACACAGCAGCTGATCCCCAGGAGCCTGGCCGTGTCCAGCAAGGCCAAGACCCCCGCCCGCCACCAGAGCTTCGGGGCAGCCATGCTCAGCAAAGAGGCTGCCCGGCGGGACCCCCGCCTCCTCTCGGCCCCCAGCTTCTCCCTGGATGACATGGACGTGGACACGGGTTCTGGGGGGGTGCTGAGACGGAACCTGCGGAACCAATCCTACCGGGCGGCCATGAAGGGCTTGGGGACCCCGGGAGCCGGGGGGGGGCCCGTCCAGCTCAGCCCCAAGCTCCAGACTCTGGCCGAGGAGCCCAGCCAGCCTCCCGCTCGGTATGCGGCCAAAAATAAG AAAACGCTGGGGCGCAAACGTGCACACAAGGGCTCCTTCAAAGAcg ATCCCAGGTTGTACCAGGAGATCCGGGAGCGAGGCCTGAACACCAGCCATGAGTCTGACGATGACTTGCTTGATGAGACCCCCAGCTCTGAGGGACCCCAGAAGGTGGACACCCCCATCGTGGTCAAGAGCTACCGGCCCCCCCAGATCACCTGGAGCCAGCTCCCAGAG GTGGTGGAGTTGGGCATCCTGGACAAGCTGCCAGCGGAGGAGCGCAAGAGGCAGGAG GCCATCTTCGAGATCCTCACGTCCGAGTTCTCCTACCAACACAGCCTCAGCATCCTGGTGGCCGAGTTTCTGCAGTCCAGGGAGCTGCGGGCGACCATGACCCAGACGGAGCACCACCACCTCTTCTCCAACATCACAGACGTCCTGAGCGCCAGCCAGAG GTTCTTCGAGGCCCTGGAGCAGCGGCACAAGGCGCAGGTGTGCGTGGAGGACATCAGCGACATCCTGGAGGAGCACGCCGAGCGCCACTTCCACCCCTACGTCATCTACTGCTCCAACGAGCTCTACCAGCAGCGCGCCCTGCAGAGGCTGAC AAGCAGCAACGCCGCCTTCCGAGAGGCCCTGCGGGAGATCGAGCAGCGGCCCGCGTGCGGCGGCCTCCCCATGATCTCCTTCCTGATCCTCCCCATGCAGAGGGTGACCCGGCTGCCCCTGCTGGCGGAC ACGCTCTGCCTCAAGACCCAGGGCCACCCCGAGAGGTACAAGGCCGCCAGCCGCGCCTTCAAGGCCATCAGCAAG CTGGTGAAGCAGTGCAACGAGGGGGCCCACAAGATGGAGCGTACAGAGCAGATGTACACGCTGCACACACAGCTGGATTTCAGCAAGGTCAAG tcCCTCCCGCTGATCTCAGCCTCCCGCTGGCTGCTGAAGCGCGGGGAGCTCTTCGTGGTGGAAGAAACCGGGCTTTTCCGAAAACTCGCCAGCCGGCCGACCTGCTACCTGTTCCTGTTCAATGATGTCCTCGTGATCACCAAGAAGAAGAG CGAGGACAGCTTTGTGGTCCAGGACTATGCCCAGATGGACCATATCCAGGTGCAGAAGATGGAGCCCTCAGAGGCCTCTCTGCCAGGGGGCGGCAGCCGCAGCTCCTCTGTGCCACACCCCTTCCAGCTGACGCTGCTGCACAACAGCGAGGGCCGCCAGGAAAAGATCCTGCTGTCCTCTGACTCCGC gAGTGACCGGGCGCGGTGGATCACAGCACTTACACACCGGGAGAGGCAGGGGCGGGGCCCCAGCAACAAAGGAG ACCTGCTCCAGGTGGAGGTCACCAAGGCCTACTTGGCCAAGCAGGTGGACGAGATCACGCTGCAGCAGGCAGACGTGGTCCTGATCCTACAGCAGGAGGATG GTTGGTTCTATGGTGAGAGGCTGCGGGATGGAGAGACGGGCTGGTTCCCCGAGGACTTTGCCCGGAGTATCACCAGCCGCGTGGCCGTGGAGGGCAACGTGCGCAGGATGGAGCGGCTGCGGGTGGAGACGGACGTGTAG
- the ARHGEF16 gene encoding rho guanine nucleotide exchange factor 16 isoform X2 yields MTQTEHHHLFSNITDVLSASQRFFEALEQRHKAQVCVEDISDILEEHAERHFHPYVIYCSNELYQQRALQRLTSSNAAFREALREIEQRPACGGLPMISFLILPMQRVTRLPLLADTLCLKTQGHPERYKAASRAFKAISKLVKQCNEGAHKMERTEQMYTLHTQLDFSKVKSLPLISASRWLLKRGELFVVEETGLFRKLASRPTCYLFLFNDVLVITKKKSEDSFVVQDYAQMDHIQVQKMEPSEASLPGGGSRSSSVPHPFQLTLLHNSEGRQEKILLSSDSASDRARWITALTHRERQGRGPSNKGDLLQVEVTKAYLAKQVDEITLQQADVVLILQQEDGWFYGERLRDGETGWFPEDFARSITSRVAVEGNVRRMERLRVETDV; encoded by the exons ATGACCCAGACGGAGCACCACCACCTCTTCTCCAACATCACAGACGTCCTGAGCGCCAGCCAGAG GTTCTTCGAGGCCCTGGAGCAGCGGCACAAGGCGCAGGTGTGCGTGGAGGACATCAGCGACATCCTGGAGGAGCACGCCGAGCGCCACTTCCACCCCTACGTCATCTACTGCTCCAACGAGCTCTACCAGCAGCGCGCCCTGCAGAGGCTGAC AAGCAGCAACGCCGCCTTCCGAGAGGCCCTGCGGGAGATCGAGCAGCGGCCCGCGTGCGGCGGCCTCCCCATGATCTCCTTCCTGATCCTCCCCATGCAGAGGGTGACCCGGCTGCCCCTGCTGGCGGAC ACGCTCTGCCTCAAGACCCAGGGCCACCCCGAGAGGTACAAGGCCGCCAGCCGCGCCTTCAAGGCCATCAGCAAG CTGGTGAAGCAGTGCAACGAGGGGGCCCACAAGATGGAGCGTACAGAGCAGATGTACACGCTGCACACACAGCTGGATTTCAGCAAGGTCAAG tcCCTCCCGCTGATCTCAGCCTCCCGCTGGCTGCTGAAGCGCGGGGAGCTCTTCGTGGTGGAAGAAACCGGGCTTTTCCGAAAACTCGCCAGCCGGCCGACCTGCTACCTGTTCCTGTTCAATGATGTCCTCGTGATCACCAAGAAGAAGAG CGAGGACAGCTTTGTGGTCCAGGACTATGCCCAGATGGACCATATCCAGGTGCAGAAGATGGAGCCCTCAGAGGCCTCTCTGCCAGGGGGCGGCAGCCGCAGCTCCTCTGTGCCACACCCCTTCCAGCTGACGCTGCTGCACAACAGCGAGGGCCGCCAGGAAAAGATCCTGCTGTCCTCTGACTCCGC gAGTGACCGGGCGCGGTGGATCACAGCACTTACACACCGGGAGAGGCAGGGGCGGGGCCCCAGCAACAAAGGAG ACCTGCTCCAGGTGGAGGTCACCAAGGCCTACTTGGCCAAGCAGGTGGACGAGATCACGCTGCAGCAGGCAGACGTGGTCCTGATCCTACAGCAGGAGGATG GTTGGTTCTATGGTGAGAGGCTGCGGGATGGAGAGACGGGCTGGTTCCCCGAGGACTTTGCCCGGAGTATCACCAGCCGCGTGGCCGTGGAGGGCAACGTGCGCAGGATGGAGCGGCTGCGGGTGGAGACGGACGTGTAG